A genomic segment from Curtobacterium sp. MCSS17_007 encodes:
- a CDS encoding LacI family DNA-binding transcriptional regulator, producing MAGPARLTGTDATEDAGGAGPVAPASLRRAPRTVGLPASRATIHDVAAAAGVSRQTVTRAMNGLYGISETTKERVLAAAAALDYRPSRFGRGLVTGGDRQLGLVVNDLRNPYSPELAAAVLGLAAARGWDVMLADVGLAGDSDRAVQALGQQTDVVVGYLGARAPEWIERLGPVPVVELDPAGEVLRGAVRIDPAAAIEELADHLVRTGVRHPVIVDASDTGRPSSRGGLMLDALRRRGYLPEVAVADAPTSEHGAAMAARALERFRRVDAVLAFNDLMALGVLAACRRAGVDVPRDVRVVGVDGLALGTLVAPTLTTLAVDLDAVAREALDLALGMLAGELPRSGEAVRRTVRHRLLLRESA from the coding sequence GTGGCTGGACCTGCGCGCCTGACCGGGACCGACGCGACGGAGGACGCGGGCGGGGCCGGTCCGGTCGCGCCCGCGTCGCTCCGTCGGGCCCCACGCACCGTCGGCCTCCCGGCGAGCCGCGCGACGATCCACGACGTCGCGGCGGCGGCCGGGGTGTCCCGCCAGACGGTGACCCGCGCGATGAACGGTCTGTACGGGATCAGCGAGACGACGAAGGAACGCGTCCTCGCCGCGGCCGCCGCGCTCGACTACCGGCCGTCCCGGTTCGGGCGCGGGCTCGTGACGGGCGGGGACCGTCAGCTCGGGCTGGTGGTGAACGACCTGCGCAACCCCTACTCGCCCGAGCTCGCCGCCGCCGTGCTCGGGCTCGCGGCGGCGCGGGGGTGGGACGTGATGCTCGCCGACGTGGGCCTGGCGGGGGACTCGGACCGTGCGGTGCAGGCGCTCGGCCAGCAGACCGACGTCGTCGTCGGCTACCTCGGTGCCCGGGCGCCCGAGTGGATCGAGCGCCTCGGGCCGGTGCCCGTCGTCGAGCTCGACCCCGCCGGCGAGGTCCTCCGCGGTGCGGTCCGCATCGACCCCGCGGCGGCGATCGAGGAGCTCGCGGACCACCTGGTGCGCACGGGCGTGCGCCACCCGGTGATCGTCGACGCGTCGGACACCGGACGCCCGAGCAGCCGCGGTGGGCTCATGCTCGACGCACTGCGACGCCGCGGCTACCTGCCCGAGGTCGCCGTCGCCGACGCCCCGACGTCCGAGCACGGCGCGGCGATGGCCGCTCGTGCGCTCGAGCGCTTCCGCCGTGTCGACGCGGTGCTGGCCTTCAACGACCTGATGGCGCTCGGCGTGCTCGCCGCGTGCCGCCGTGCGGGGGTGGACGTCCCGCGGGACGTCCGGGTGGTCGGTGTCGACGGCCTCGCGCTCGGCACGCTGGTCGCGCCGACGCTCACGACGCTCGCGGTCGACCTCGATGCCGTGGCCCGCGAGGCGCTCGACCTCGCGCTCGGCATGCTCGCGGGGGAGCTGCCGCGCTCGGGGGAAGCCGTGCGGCGCACGGTCCGGCACCGGCTGCTGCTGCGCGAGTCCGCCTGA